Proteins from a single region of Abyssalbus ytuae:
- a CDS encoding DUF3127 domain-containing protein, which produces MEIQGRIKMIDETKTYGNNGFRKREMVITTEEQYPQHILIEFVQDKCDLLNAFQVGQPVKVSINLRGREWVNPQGETKYFNSVQGWRIENLIQGQPQNDLPPVPPADAFEPATNLNEEDMDDLPF; this is translated from the coding sequence ATGGAAATACAAGGTAGAATTAAAATGATTGATGAAACTAAAACATATGGTAATAATGGTTTTAGAAAAAGGGAAATGGTTATTACGACCGAAGAGCAATATCCGCAACATATTTTGATTGAATTTGTTCAGGATAAATGTGATCTGTTAAATGCTTTTCAGGTAGGACAACCCGTAAAAGTCAGTATTAATTTAAGAGGAAGAGAATGGGTAAACCCACAGGGAGAAACGAAATATTTTAATTCGGTTCAGGGCTGGAGAATTGAAAATTTAATACAAGGACAACCCCAAAATGATTTACCACCTGTACCTCCGGCAGATGCATTTGAACCTGCCACAAATTTAAATGAAGAAGATATGGACGATCTTCCATTCTAA
- a CDS encoding ketopantoate reductase family protein: protein MKIVVFGIGGVGGYFGGKIARTSNEVIFIARGEHLKTIREKGLAVKSIDGDFTIKPSLATSTVSDVGKADLILVCTKSWQVEEAAQAILPLLHDHTMVLPLQNGADNEEKLMKVIEKKHVLAGMCKIYSKVEAPGVINHFAFTPEIVFGEMNNEKTERIKKLDKIFKSAGFLSTIPDDIHVEIWKKYIFIATVSGMGALTRVPIKIMADDDYLNNLMRQAVFEIYQVARAKGVNLNEQITDGVMKFIEAQSAGSTASTQRDIMEGRPSELENFNGYVVKEGERLGIETPVNKIIYRLLLPQEKIARGL, encoded by the coding sequence ATGAAAATTGTTGTATTCGGTATAGGGGGCGTGGGCGGCTATTTTGGTGGCAAAATTGCCCGAACCTCCAACGAGGTGATATTTATTGCCAGGGGAGAACATTTAAAAACCATCAGGGAAAAAGGGTTGGCGGTAAAAAGCATTGATGGCGATTTTACAATAAAACCTTCTCTGGCAACCAGTACTGTTTCTGATGTTGGGAAAGCCGATTTAATATTGGTTTGCACAAAATCATGGCAGGTAGAAGAGGCTGCACAGGCAATACTGCCTTTGCTTCACGATCACACCATGGTTCTGCCTTTGCAAAACGGGGCCGATAACGAAGAAAAATTAATGAAGGTTATAGAAAAAAAACACGTATTGGCCGGCATGTGCAAAATATACAGTAAAGTAGAAGCTCCCGGGGTAATAAATCATTTTGCATTTACTCCCGAGATTGTTTTCGGGGAGATGAATAATGAAAAAACGGAGAGAATAAAAAAATTGGATAAAATATTTAAATCGGCCGGATTTTTAAGTACCATACCAGACGACATCCATGTTGAAATATGGAAAAAATATATATTTATAGCAACGGTAAGCGGTATGGGAGCATTAACAAGAGTACCCATTAAAATAATGGCTGACGATGATTATTTAAACAATTTGATGCGTCAGGCGGTTTTTGAAATATACCAGGTGGCCAGGGCTAAAGGAGTTAATTTAAATGAACAGATAACCGACGGGGTTATGAAATTTATTGAAGCCCAATCTGCCGGATCTACCGCTTCAACCCAAAGGGATATAATGGAAGGCCGTCCATCGGAACTGGAAAATTTTAATGGCTATGTGGTAAAAGAAGGAGAAAGGCTGGGGATAGAGACTCCTGTTAATAAGATTATTTACCGTTTATTGTTACCCCAGGAAAAAATAGCCAGGGGATTATAA
- the greA gene encoding transcription elongation factor GreA, protein MSKVSYYTEEGLKKLREELEHLKSVERPKASQAIAEARDKGDLSENAEYDAAKEAQGLLEMRISKLEETLSNARLIDESQLDTSKVLVHSTVKIKNQTNGMEMTYKLVAESEADLKTGKISVNSPIGKGLLGKSVGEVAEISVPNGVMKFDVLEITRD, encoded by the coding sequence ATGAGTAAAGTATCTTATTACACAGAAGAGGGTTTAAAAAAATTAAGAGAAGAACTGGAACATTTAAAAAGTGTAGAAAGGCCAAAAGCCTCGCAGGCAATAGCCGAAGCCAGGGATAAAGGTGATTTATCTGAAAATGCCGAGTATGATGCGGCAAAAGAAGCCCAGGGACTGTTGGAAATGAGAATTTCAAAACTTGAAGAAACATTGTCTAATGCCAGGTTAATAGATGAATCACAATTAGATACCTCAAAGGTTTTGGTACATTCTACTGTAAAAATTAAAAACCAGACAAACGGGATGGAAATGACCTATAAACTGGTAGCCGAAAGTGAAGCCGACTTAAAGACGGGGAAAATATCGGTAAATTCTCCTATTGGTAAAGGGTTACTTGGGAAATCTGTGGGGGAGGTAGCCGAAATAAGTGTACCTAACGGTGTAATGAAGTTTGATGTTTTAGAGATTACAAGAGACTAA
- a CDS encoding cell division protein FtsX, with amino-acid sequence MSKSFERYQKRRLISSYFSVVLSIALVLSLLGILGLLVLNTKKLADHFKEQVSISVFLKDNAKEVEVNQLQKSIAMAEYTKTVEYVSKDDAAEAHSQEIGENFMEFLGYNPLQNSIDINLKADFVSPEKLEEIATEISSHNFVSEVSYDRPLVSILNENVKRMSMWILIASGIFTIIAVLLINSSIRLSVYSKRFIIKTMQMVGATKRFIRRPFIWNSVKLGMAGSVVAIIAMGAILYYFNKMFPQLELFSEPVLLAALFAGVFLIGVLITWISTFIATQRFLNLRTDDLYY; translated from the coding sequence ATGAGCAAATCTTTTGAGCGCTATCAAAAACGCAGACTCATTTCATCATATTTTTCAGTTGTTTTAAGTATAGCACTGGTGCTCTCTTTACTTGGCATACTGGGGTTATTGGTATTAAATACCAAAAAGCTGGCCGACCATTTTAAAGAACAGGTTTCTATTTCTGTTTTTTTAAAGGATAATGCCAAAGAAGTTGAAGTCAACCAGCTGCAGAAAAGTATCGCTATGGCAGAATACACTAAAACTGTAGAATACGTATCAAAAGACGATGCTGCCGAAGCGCACAGCCAGGAAATAGGTGAAAATTTCATGGAGTTTCTCGGGTATAATCCTTTACAAAATTCTATTGATATAAATTTGAAAGCCGATTTTGTATCACCGGAAAAGCTTGAAGAGATTGCTACCGAAATATCCTCCCATAATTTTGTATCGGAAGTTTCATATGACAGGCCGTTAGTGTCTATACTCAATGAAAATGTAAAAAGAATGAGCATGTGGATACTCATTGCCAGTGGAATTTTCACCATTATAGCAGTGTTGCTTATTAACAGTTCCATAAGGCTCTCGGTTTACTCTAAAAGATTTATTATAAAAACCATGCAAATGGTTGGGGCTACCAAAAGATTTATAAGAAGGCCTTTTATATGGAATAGTGTAAAACTGGGTATGGCAGGTTCTGTAGTAGCTATAATTGCCATGGGAGCTATCTTATATTATTTTAACAAAATGTTCCCGCAGTTGGAATTATTTTCAGAACCTGTATTACTGGCAGCTCTTTTTGCAGGTGTTTTTTTAATCGGGGTTCTTATAACCTGGATAAGCACCTTTATTGCTACGCAAAGATTTTTAAACCTGCGCACAGACGATTTATATTATTAA
- a CDS encoding sensor histidine kinase: MTSTSQKNIIQQILIFTSFIIILLILWNTYVFFQKFKEEERIKMEIWAAAEAELIKTTDLNKDLGDLPLEVLRNNKSTPMIFVHEDGTITSNNLDADDEDREYLLKKIEKFKKQNYPVTIAYGNEKYGTLYYGNSEVLRKLKYYPIALILIIVLFGSVVFFFYRTSKISDQNKLWAGMAKETAHQIGTPLSSLLGWVEILKSEKTDPSITSEIEKDIDRLKIITERFSKIGSMPSLEKREIVAETRKTFQYIEARSSKMINFTFISPEKEFYSDINPQLFSWTIENLIKNAIDAMKGKGSVKVEILDSSNEVKINISDTGKGILKKNYSKIFDPGYTTKKRGWGLGLSLVRRIIEDYHRGKVRVLESKIGKGTTMQIILKTTEK; the protein is encoded by the coding sequence ATGACATCTACATCTCAAAAAAACATAATTCAGCAAATATTAATATTTACTTCCTTTATCATCATTTTACTGATATTATGGAACACTTACGTTTTTTTTCAAAAATTTAAAGAAGAAGAACGTATAAAAATGGAAATATGGGCTGCTGCAGAAGCCGAATTAATTAAAACTACGGATCTTAATAAAGACCTTGGTGATTTACCGCTGGAAGTTTTGAGAAACAACAAAAGTACTCCCATGATATTTGTACATGAAGATGGCACCATAACTTCCAATAACCTTGATGCCGATGATGAAGACAGGGAATATTTGCTAAAAAAAATTGAAAAATTTAAAAAACAAAACTATCCTGTTACGATTGCATACGGGAATGAAAAATACGGTACACTTTATTATGGAAACTCAGAAGTTTTAAGAAAACTAAAATACTATCCTATTGCCTTAATTTTAATAATTGTACTGTTTGGAAGCGTTGTATTTTTCTTTTACCGGACTTCTAAAATATCTGATCAGAATAAACTGTGGGCCGGCATGGCGAAAGAAACTGCGCATCAAATAGGCACCCCGTTGTCATCACTTTTGGGTTGGGTAGAAATATTAAAATCAGAAAAAACCGATCCTTCTATTACTTCTGAAATTGAAAAAGATATTGACAGACTAAAAATAATTACGGAGCGTTTTTCTAAAATCGGCTCAATGCCAAGCCTGGAAAAAAGAGAAATTGTAGCAGAAACAAGAAAGACCTTCCAATATATAGAAGCAAGAAGTTCTAAAATGATAAATTTTACTTTTATATCGCCCGAAAAAGAATTTTACAGTGATATAAATCCACAGCTTTTTAGCTGGACCATTGAAAACCTGATTAAAAATGCTATTGATGCCATGAAGGGAAAAGGAAGTGTGAAGGTTGAAATTCTTGATTCATCAAATGAAGTGAAAATTAATATTTCGGATACCGGAAAGGGAATACTTAAAAAAAATTATTCGAAAATATTTGATCCGGGATATACGACAAAGAAAAGAGGATGGGGACTTGGTTTATCACTGGTGAGACGAATTATTGAAGATTACCACAGAGGGAAGGTGAGGGTACTCGAATCTAAAATTGGCAAAGGCACTACCATGCAAATAATCTTAAAAACAACCGAGAAATGA
- a CDS encoding Rieske (2Fe-2S) protein: MKKLFLLLIITLISCSDGGSSDRNPYLTEYNFSYEINLNLPLYANLSTSGNSMYISGNNVGIKGIMVINIGNNFFAWEASCPNHSPNSCSTMKIEGGVTCRCECEDYLYSLANGAPLSESDSGEKLYGLLNYRVDVNGNILYISN, translated from the coding sequence ATGAAAAAACTTTTTTTGCTTCTGATTATAACTCTCATATCCTGTAGTGACGGAGGCTCATCAGACAGAAACCCATATTTAACCGAATACAATTTCAGCTATGAAATCAATTTAAATTTACCATTGTATGCCAACCTGAGTACCTCGGGAAATTCGATGTATATTTCCGGAAACAATGTGGGGATTAAGGGCATTATGGTTATAAATATAGGAAACAATTTTTTTGCCTGGGAAGCCAGTTGTCCTAACCATTCCCCCAATTCATGCTCTACCATGAAAATTGAAGGCGGGGTAACCTGCCGTTGTGAGTGTGAAGACTATTTATACAGTTTAGCCAACGGTGCGCCCTTGTCAGAATCGGACTCAGGGGAAAAATTATATGGCCTTTTAAACTACAGGGTTGATGTAAACGGAAATATTTTATATATCTCCAATTAA
- the aat gene encoding leucyl/phenylalanyl-tRNA--protein transferase translates to MIFLTDDTEFPSINESSPEDVVAIGGDLAPERLMNAYKKGIFPWFEEGSLILWWCPDPRMVLFPADLKISKSMNKVIKSSRFTVTYNQAFSQVIENCSLIKRKEQDGTWITQDMISAYNKLYTMGYAKSVEVWEKDTLVGGLYGIDLGHVFCGESMFSKVSNASKTGFISMVQKLKTENCKLIDCQVYTNHLASLGAKEISRSSFLKILHSKD, encoded by the coding sequence ATGATTTTTCTTACTGACGATACCGAATTTCCTTCTATAAATGAATCCTCCCCGGAGGATGTGGTTGCTATTGGAGGTGATTTAGCTCCGGAGAGGTTGATGAATGCTTATAAGAAAGGAATTTTTCCCTGGTTTGAAGAAGGCTCTTTAATTTTATGGTGGTGTCCCGATCCAAGGATGGTTTTATTTCCTGCAGATTTAAAAATCAGTAAAAGCATGAATAAAGTGATTAAAAGCAGCAGGTTTACTGTGACATACAATCAGGCTTTTTCCCAGGTTATTGAAAATTGTTCGCTGATTAAACGAAAAGAGCAGGATGGAACCTGGATTACTCAGGACATGATAAGTGCCTATAATAAATTATATACAATGGGGTATGCAAAATCTGTAGAAGTATGGGAAAAAGATACACTGGTAGGAGGATTGTATGGGATTGATTTAGGTCACGTGTTTTGTGGAGAAAGTATGTTTTCTAAAGTGAGTAATGCTTCAAAAACCGGGTTTATTTCTATGGTGCAAAAACTGAAAACTGAAAACTGTAAATTAATTGACTGCCAGGTTTATACTAACCATCTGGCAAGTTTAGGGGCAAAAGAAATATCAAGAAGTAGTTTTTTGAAAATTTTACATAGTAAGGATTAA
- a CDS encoding DUF3098 domain-containing protein gives MKKKNKDNKNNLPHQEFIFRKKNYMVMFIGLAIIALGFILMSGGGSDNPNVFNPEIFNFRRIRLAPTLILIGFAIEVYAILLNPYKKK, from the coding sequence ATGAAGAAAAAAAATAAAGACAACAAAAATAACTTACCTCATCAGGAATTTATCTTCCGTAAAAAAAACTATATGGTAATGTTCATAGGGCTGGCCATCATAGCATTAGGTTTTATTTTAATGAGCGGCGGCGGCAGTGACAACCCGAATGTTTTTAATCCGGAAATCTTTAATTTCAGAAGAATACGTTTAGCTCCCACTCTTATATTAATTGGCTTTGCCATAGAAGTTTATGCCATCTTATTAAACCCATACAAAAAGAAATAA
- a CDS encoding undecaprenyl-diphosphate phosphatase: MDIIDAIVLGIIQGLTEFLPVSSSGHLELGKAILGDESVPQESLLFTVVLHFATALSTLVVFREDALNIIKGLFKFKWNDETRFSLKIIISMLPAALVGVYFEKELEQLFSGNIILVGFMLIITALLLYLAGKAKNTQKNISYFNAFVIGVSQSIAMLPGISRSGATISTSVLLGNDKSKAARFSFLMVVPLILGKIGKDIMSGDLSYENVQFKSLSIGFLAAFISGILACTWMIKIVKKSKLSYFSAYCFIVGVIAIITGYYNS; the protein is encoded by the coding sequence ATGGATATTATTGATGCTATAGTTTTAGGGATTATCCAGGGTTTAACCGAGTTTTTGCCTGTATCTTCGAGCGGCCATTTGGAATTGGGAAAAGCAATCTTAGGCGATGAGTCTGTTCCTCAGGAAAGTTTATTATTTACCGTTGTTCTGCATTTTGCAACAGCCTTAAGCACTTTAGTGGTATTCAGAGAAGATGCTCTGAATATAATTAAAGGATTATTCAAATTTAAATGGAATGACGAAACCAGGTTTTCCCTGAAAATTATTATTTCAATGCTACCTGCCGCGCTAGTCGGGGTATATTTTGAAAAGGAACTCGAACAACTTTTCAGTGGAAATATTATACTGGTAGGATTTATGCTTATCATAACCGCCTTATTACTTTATCTTGCGGGAAAAGCAAAAAACACTCAAAAAAACATCTCATATTTTAATGCATTTGTAATAGGTGTCTCACAGTCAATTGCCATGCTTCCCGGCATTTCCAGGTCAGGAGCTACTATTTCCACCTCTGTTTTACTGGGAAATGACAAAAGCAAAGCAGCCAGGTTTTCTTTCTTAATGGTGGTGCCGTTAATATTAGGCAAAATAGGAAAAGACATAATGAGCGGAGATCTTTCATATGAAAACGTTCAATTTAAGAGCTTATCAATAGGTTTTTTAGCAGCATTTATCTCCGGTATCCTTGCCTGTACCTGGATGATTAAAATCGTAAAAAAAAGTAAACTTTCCTATTTTTCGGCTTATTGCTTTATTGTGGGTGTAATTGCAATAATAACAGGTTATTACAACAGTTAA
- a CDS encoding HIT family protein gives MPSVFTKIINGEIPSYKIAEDDNFFAFLDINPNAIGHTLCVPKKEVDKIFDLDATTYAGLMEFSRKVALALEKAVKCKRVGIAVVGLEVPHVHIHLIPLNKMSEITFQHKVQLSREEFEQIAESIRKEL, from the coding sequence ATGCCTAGTGTTTTTACCAAAATAATAAATGGTGAAATTCCATCTTATAAAATTGCAGAAGACGATAATTTCTTTGCCTTTTTAGATATTAATCCCAATGCCATAGGCCATACGTTGTGTGTTCCAAAAAAAGAGGTAGACAAAATATTTGATTTAGATGCCACTACCTATGCAGGATTAATGGAATTTTCACGAAAAGTAGCGTTGGCTCTCGAAAAAGCAGTGAAATGTAAACGGGTAGGTATAGCCGTGGTGGGTTTGGAAGTGCCACATGTACATATACACCTTATTCCGCTAAATAAAATGTCTGAAATAACCTTTCAGCATAAAGTGCAGCTAAGCAGGGAGGAGTTTGAACAGATTGCTGAAAGTATCAGAAAAGAGCTTTAA
- a CDS encoding patatin-like phospholipase family protein, whose product MDNKKIGLTLSGGGVKSLAHAGFLKVLIENNIYPTVLSGTSGGALIAALYASGYHPDEMIRFFKETPLFSFSLFTLNKPGIVDSDKYRAIFKNFFKSQTFEELDFPVTVTATNISTGKLEYFSRGELIKPLIASAALPPYFSPIEIDGDLYSDGGILNNFPTEPVIKNCDVLIGSFVNPVRKIEKKDVNSTLKFLYRVYHISLDANYYRKFKRCNYVFLPAEIEKIGVLDTKMIDKAFKTGYESALKELPKILESL is encoded by the coding sequence ATGGATAATAAAAAGATTGGCTTAACTCTCTCGGGAGGCGGGGTAAAATCCCTGGCTCATGCCGGTTTTTTAAAGGTTTTAATTGAAAATAATATTTATCCCACCGTTTTGTCGGGCACCAGTGGGGGTGCTCTGATTGCCGCACTGTATGCTTCGGGGTATCATCCTGACGAGATGATCAGGTTTTTTAAAGAAACTCCTTTATTCAGCTTCTCACTTTTTACATTAAATAAACCGGGAATTGTTGACAGTGATAAGTACCGGGCAATATTTAAAAACTTTTTTAAGTCTCAAACATTTGAAGAACTGGATTTTCCGGTTACGGTTACCGCCACCAATATTAGCACCGGAAAACTGGAATATTTCAGCAGGGGCGAACTCATTAAACCCCTGATCGCCTCGGCTGCACTGCCTCCCTATTTTTCTCCTATAGAAATTGACGGGGACTTGTATTCTGACGGGGGTATTTTAAATAATTTTCCAACTGAGCCTGTTATAAAAAACTGCGATGTTCTGATCGGCAGCTTTGTAAACCCCGTTAGAAAGATTGAAAAAAAAGATGTAAATTCTACTTTAAAATTTCTTTACAGGGTTTATCACATAAGCCTTGATGCAAATTACTACCGTAAATTCAAAAGGTGCAATTATGTTTTTTTGCCTGCCGAAATTGAAAAAATAGGTGTGTTGGATACCAAAATGATAGATAAAGCCTTTAAAACAGGTTATGAAAGTGCTCTAAAAGAACTTCCCAAAATTTTAGAATCGTTATAA
- the truB gene encoding tRNA pseudouridine(55) synthase TruB yields MYTEEDIKNGQILLIDKPYEWSSFQAVNKIKWALRKKFSLKKIKVGHAGTLDPLATGLLVICTGKYTKKISELQDLTKEYTGTITLGATRPSYDMETEIDQTFPTSHINEEDVKNTAFEFIGESEQKPPVFSALKKDGKRLYEYAREGKDIEIKARKIKIEEFEITRVQLPEIDFRIVCSKGTYIRSIAHDFGLKLNSGGYLSALRRTKIGHFNVDEAITPENFVKKMLLN; encoded by the coding sequence ATGTACACAGAAGAAGATATAAAAAACGGACAAATATTATTAATTGACAAGCCCTACGAATGGTCTTCTTTTCAGGCTGTAAATAAAATAAAATGGGCTCTGAGAAAAAAATTCTCTTTAAAGAAAATAAAAGTAGGACATGCCGGTACATTAGACCCTTTAGCTACAGGTTTACTGGTAATATGCACAGGTAAATACACTAAAAAAATTTCCGAATTACAAGACCTTACAAAAGAATATACAGGCACCATAACCCTGGGAGCTACCCGGCCTTCATATGACATGGAAACAGAAATAGACCAAACTTTTCCCACAAGTCATATTAATGAGGAAGATGTAAAAAACACCGCATTTGAATTTATAGGGGAATCAGAACAAAAGCCCCCGGTTTTTTCGGCACTGAAAAAAGACGGGAAACGACTTTATGAATACGCAAGAGAAGGCAAGGACATAGAAATCAAAGCGAGAAAAATTAAAATTGAAGAATTTGAGATCACCAGAGTTCAATTGCCGGAAATAGATTTCAGAATAGTATGCAGTAAAGGCACATATATACGCTCTATTGCTCATGATTTTGGCTTAAAATTAAATTCCGGAGGTTATCTTTCAGCCCTTAGAAGAACAAAAATTGGGCATTTTAATGTGGATGAGGCAATTACCCCTGAAAATTTTGTTAAAAAAATGTTGCTGAATTAA
- a CDS encoding DNA-3-methyladenine glycosylase I: MQKHRCGWCLGDPLYEAYHDNEWGVPVYDDDTLFEFLILETFQAGLSWITILRKRENFRKAFDNFDYKKIAAYNDAKYDILLQNPGIIRNKLKIKATISNAQAFIKVQEEFGSFSKYIWEFTEGKPIHNTVKNYKEAPATTPLSDKISKDLKKRGFKFVGSTVIYAHMQATGMVNDHEMKCFRYAEIKNGI; the protein is encoded by the coding sequence ATGCAAAAACACCGTTGTGGCTGGTGTCTTGGTGACCCGCTTTATGAAGCTTATCACGATAATGAATGGGGCGTTCCTGTTTATGATGATGATACCCTGTTTGAATTTTTAATTTTAGAAACCTTTCAGGCAGGCCTTAGCTGGATAACTATTTTGAGAAAAAGAGAAAACTTCAGAAAAGCATTTGATAATTTTGATTATAAAAAAATAGCTGCATACAATGATGCCAAATACGATATTTTACTCCAAAATCCGGGAATAATAAGGAATAAATTAAAGATTAAAGCCACCATTAGCAACGCTCAGGCTTTTATTAAAGTGCAGGAGGAATTTGGGTCATTTAGTAAATATATATGGGAGTTTACTGAAGGAAAGCCTATTCACAATACTGTAAAAAATTATAAAGAAGCCCCGGCTACCACTCCCCTCTCCGATAAAATAAGCAAAGACCTAAAAAAACGCGGATTCAAATTTGTAGGGAGTACGGTAATTTATGCCCACATGCAGGCTACAGGAATGGTTAATGACCATGAAATGAAATGTTTCAGGTATGCAGAAATAAAAAACGGAATATAA